The genomic region AGGACAAAATCGCTATTGAGCATGTAAAGAGCCTGTGCAGCGGTATTATTTGCCTCGCGTACCGATGAACTGGTCATTGATGCAGGGAAATCAAAAGCTTGTAAGATATCCGGTAATTGATCTCGTACTATGGGGATATACACGGAGCGGTAAGGAGCTGCTATATCTATTTCAAGTCGCTTCGCTCTGCCCAATGTTACTTGACCCAGCTTTGCTAGGTCTGAAGCAATAGGAGGAGTAATATCGATCTTGCCTGCGATTTGAAGAATAGAATCACGAATGGCTTCGGCTTCAAGCTTCTTAGGTTCCACTCGCCAAAAATACTTGTTATCGGGATCAGTTTTGAAATTAGTAGCCTTATAGGTTGAACTACTTTGATAGGCTCGACTTAAGACGATGCTTCTCACAAGGTTTTTTACTGACCAATCTTCTTTCATGAAGTCAAGAGCTAGGTAATCCAAGAGTTTTTGATTGCTGGGCAAAGATCCTGTTTTACCAAAATTGTCGGGACTTCTAACGAGTGCTTGACCCATTAATTTCATCCAGATTCGATTGGCCATAACGCGAGCCGTGAGGGGGTTATCCTTAGAGCTAATCCAGTAAGCTAATTCTTTGCGACCATTTGTCTTATCTCCAATTTCAATATTTTTCGGATTGATGATTTGTACAAAGCCTCTGGGGATTTCTTGCCCTGGGCGGTTGACCTCACCCCTTTCAAGTATTTTGGCATTTGTTAAAGTGCTAGGCTGCATTCCCATACAAAAGGAAATGGGCTGGCCATTGGCATCAACCGAATTGATTTGTTCTTGTACTGCGTAGAATTGATTTTGAGTTTTGCCAATATCTCTTTGTAAGCTCTGAGCATCTTTTCCAGTATTATTCTCCATGGCATTTCTACGGCTCATGCGTGCTTGGCGCATTTTACTCTCCGCATCCTTAAGTTTATCTTTGAGTTGAGCTAATTCACTAGGGCTAATCGGCTTGGTGATATTGGGGACATTCTTAGTGGGTAATTTAATCAGTGAGCTGGGATGTCTATTTTGTGCATTGGAAGTCGTGCCATAATAAGTTTTTGAGCTTTGGAAAATTCCCGCTAAAGCATAGTAATCTTTTTGTGGTATGGGATCGAACTTATGATCGTGGCAACGAGCGCAAGAAACCGATAGGCCCATCACTCCTCTAGTGACTAAGTCGATTTGTTCATCGACTAAGTCGGCATTGAATTTTCGTTTATCATCTTCGGGAAGGGCTTTTGAACCAAGAGCAAGAAAACTTGTCGCCACTAAGTTATTTACCCATTCTTCGTCAGTTTTTGTTTTGAGTAAGTCACCTGCAATTTGTTCCTGTAGGAAAATGTTATAGGGCTTATCTTGATTAAACGAATCAATAACATAATCTCGATAACGCCATGCGTGGGGATAAGACATATTTCGTCCTTGACCCGTAGTTTCAGCATAGCGAGCAACATCAAGCCAATGACGACCCCATTTTTCGCCGAAGTGGGAACTCATGATCAGTTCATTGGCAGTGTGAGTCATAGCAGATTTAGGATTGTGCTTATAATGACTATTGAAGCGTTCGATTTCTCCAGGAGAGGGCGGCAGGCCAATAAGATCGAAATAAAGTCTGCGCACGAGTTCATTGGATTTAGCTATGGGATTGGGGGTGAGTTTGTGTTCACTTAGGTCGGCATATATGTAGCGATCTATTTCATTTTGACTCCACTCGGGAGAACCATTTTTTTGAGCCGCTTGGTAAGTCGGCTTTTGCATCGACCAAAAATTGCGACCTTCGCGAATATCTTTTTCAGAAACAGTACTTTTAACCGTGATTTTTTCTTGGACTCGTGGATCGGGTGCACCCATGAGGATCCATTTTTTGAAATCTTCAATGACCGCGTCAGGCATCGGTTCTTTGGGTGGCATCTCATAATCGAGATACTTAATCGATTCCCATAAGATTGAATCACCTAAGTTATTTGGGACAATTGCAGGGCCAGTATCGCCACCAGTGAGCAAACCATGTTTTGAGTCTAGGACAAGTCCGCCTTTGACTTTATTTTCTTTATCGGAATGACAGCGGTAGCAATACTTTTCCAAGGCGGGACGAATTTTCTTTTCAAAGAAAGCCATGCCCTCGTTTGCAGAAGTAGTGAGGGTGAAAAATAGTAGTGTGGATAGTAGATATAATTGTTTCATATTTAACCTGAGTTTATAAGTCTTTACATTCTCAATCGCATTAAAGAAAGAAAAGCTTTCACCAAAGGTATATTTTTCACGAAAGTTTTTGAAATGAGTAGCTCAGTAATTCCTTGTGAGGCCACAGATTCAACGAAAAAGTATTCTTTCTAAATTAATAATGGAGTCAAAAGACTTAGGTAATTCATTTGAAAAATGATGCTTTAGAATTCTATGCCATCCATTAGCTTCATTTCATTTCAAGATAAAATCAGCAATTACCGAATAGTGGTCTGAGATTTTATCTGTATCAGGGTCATCGTTGATCACTTTAGCGTAAATACATTGCTTGGCCAGGGGGGTGTGGCGAGGATATAGTCAATGCGTCCACTTGCTTGATATCCTTTTTTCAGAATAGCGGTCGGGAAACTCCCGCGTGAGGGAGCATCTGGTTTCCCTTTGCTTGAGACGAGGTCATCAAGCCCAGCGGCGTGATAGTTGTCCATGACGACGGTATCTCCCTTACCATCTGCTTGGGATCTGGAGTTGAAATCACCTAAAAGAATAATATTCGTACTCTTTTGTTTCAGTATCTCGACTTGGTTGAGGATGTGTTGCTGTTCATGAAGGCGATCTTTTGTTTTAAATGGATTGTGGTGTAAAACTACAAAGTCAACGCCACGGGTTTGGGCTATGATCAAGCCGTGCATATAGGGGTTGTTGTTATTTCTTTCTTCATAAACGGAGATATTTGAAAGTGGTGTTTTCGAGGTAATTCCCACATTGTAAGCACTTTTGGAATTGCACAGCTTAACGTATTCATGACCCCATGTTTTAGCCATCACCGCTAGTTGTTGTTCACTAAAGCCATTCAACTCCTGCAATGCAACTACATCTGGATTTTTGGCCGCAATCCATTGCTTTGCAAGTTTTAGTCGTGCAGGGTCAAGTTTTGCCTTTCTTGATGGATTTACTTTAAAGCCAATCCATATGTTGTAAGAGATTACCCGAAATGCGCTACTTGGTTTTTGGCCTTTGGCCTCGGTCGCATTGATAGACAAGCTAAGGAATAGGGCGGTGATGATTGTAGAAAAATTTCTGATGATTGCAGTGCGCATATGACTATCCTTATTACGTTCAATGTGTAGTGATATACGCAGCTATTTCGGGTGTATTACTTTCTTGATGAAAAAAAATAATGCTTCTTTTTTAATAATATAAAACGCCGTAGGTGCTCCTTATGGTGTAGCCAGGGAGGTAGTATGCGGGCGAGACGCCCGCGGCCCCAGTAAAAATGAGGGCGAGACGCCCGCGACCCGAGCTTATCAAATTAAGGACTTCATTAGAATGGAGTCCTTTTATATTAGATTAATATTGATTCGTACGCAGTAGTACAAGTGTACAGGCTTCGAGGACATCTGTATTAGCATCCGCAAATTTTTGCATGAGTTCGGGATCTTCCGTTCCAGGGTTAAAAATGATACGTTTGGGTTTGAGTTGGATGAGGTCCTGTACAATAGCTTCGAGCCGACTTGGTCGAACATAAAGTGTTATGGTATCAATATCGTCTTCAATCTCATTGAGAGCAGTGAAGACCTTGCGATCGTCAATCTGTCTTCCCAATGGATTATAAAGAAGTGTTGGATGGCCTGCAGAATCTAGTGCATGCATGGCCATGTTGGCATAGCTCGAACTTCTGGGACTAGCGCCAATGATGAGTGTAGTTTTCAAAAAATTCTCCAAAATTAATTTCTTTAAGTATAAGCCGAACCATGTGTTATTAAAACTATATTTGATTCCTTATTTATATAGCTCACGGATTCAGGTGATAGTCAGATTATGGATATTTTTCTTAAGGAGAGAGGGTGTTTATAGCGAAAAAGATTGACATTGAGCTGAAATTTATGTAATGTATTGAAAATAAGTAAGTTAAGGTTTTTATGAAACTTCTATTAACAATGATACTACTGTTTATATGCAACAGCTGTACAATAGGGCCAACAACGGCCTATCTAGGAAATAGCTTAGATGTACACTCTAGGGATAGAAACTTCCCTCTAGGTAGAATGCTGTCTTTAGAGGGGGGTATTACAAATGATAATAAGTTTATTATAAACAAAATGAGTCCTCCCAAAAACCATATTCTGACTGCGAACGGAAAACCCTTAATAGAAGGGTCGATCCAAAAACTTGATGGACAGTATATTTTTAGTGATAAAGTTAAAGGTGAAATAGTGAGACCGATAGCCATATATACAAAAGATCAAATGCCTCAGGAAAACGAGGAATATTTAAAGATTATTAAGGTGCAAAAAGAAAGTCTTCAAATGAAGTATCGAGACCCTGAGCAAAATATTCATCTACTCAATATATCATTGAACTATCGTAAAAAACCTCACTATATGAAATCTACTGCCTATACAATTATTTATCCTTTTGTATTTGTGGTTGATGCTGTTATCGCAACTGCATTCGGACGCTGTGTGGTACCTGAAAAGAAACGTAAATGAATCCCATTATAGCGCGCTAAATCCTAGGTAAATTGAGTGTGTGGAGATGGCCCGAATATGAAAAAGTGCCTTTAGCAAGATACGGACGTGTGGGTAAATGCTTTTTATTCGCCTGTCTGGAAAGATCCTTGACCAGGCGACTAAGAGACTTTGCCCCTCGCTATGGGTAGTCGTGAAAATAAGCAATTAATTTTGAACAGTGGTATTTTGTAGTTTTTTAGATAGGAAGCTGCAAGTAAGTAAAAAACAAAGAGATCCTACTAGGCAGGCATTGAGTCCACCAAAATGAAATAATAATCCGGAGAGCAGGGTACCAAAAAGTCTACCTATGGCATTGGCCATATAGTAGAAACCTACGGTCATAGCGGCTTTATCTTTGTTCGCAAAAGCTAAGATGAGGTAGGAATGTAAAGAGGAGTTGAGAGCGAAAACAAAACCAAAAATCAGTAAGCCAATTATAAGTAAATAAGAATGTTGGGGGAAAAGTACAGAGCAAAATAATAAGCTTAGCATACTGATACAAAGAAAAATAGAGAGATTAAATGCGGTCTTGGTATCGCGTTTTTCAGCTAATAATTTAGGCGCAAAAGTTTGGACTATACCATAGCCTATAATCCAACTGGCATGGAAAGTACCTATCTGGGTATAAGACCATTCTAAGACTTGGCGCATGAATACGGGCAGAGCGACGACAAACCAGATGTCCCTTGCACCAAATAAAAAGACACGAGCACCCGCTAAAAGGTTTATTTTTTGTCCTTGTTTAAAAAGATCTTTGAGTCGATTTTTACTCTTGATCTGTCCCATATTGCCTTTGAGGCAAGCAAGGACTAGAATTAAAATAATAAAAATCATGAGCGCCATGATTTTCAAGGAACTTTGAAAACCACAAGATTGGAGGAGAAAAGCTCCGAAGAAAAAGCCAAGACCCTTGATTGTATTTTTTGATCCCGTGAGAATAGCCGTCCACTTAAAGAGTTGTGAAGACTTATCGGGGATTAAGAACTTCACCGCTGTTTTTGAGCTCATTTTGGTGAGGTCTTTGGCAATACCTGAGAGTGCCTGTGTCCCCATGACAAAAGTCAATGAGAGTGCGAGAGACCAATTCTGGTTCAAGAAGGATAGTAGTACTAAAGCAATTACTTGTAATGAGAGCCCGTAAATGAGGCTTTTTTTAAGACCATGTCTTTGGGCAAATAAGCCACCAAATAAATTGGTGAGAACCCCGCAGAATTCATAGAGTAAAAAAACAAAAGAGAGTTGAAGAGGGCTATAGCCTAAATCGTGAAAGTATAAAAGGCAGAGCATGCGCAGGGCGCCATCTGTAAGCATGAAGCTCCAGTAGGCAGCCGTTACAATGCAATAGTCTTTTATATTTTTCATAGGAAGAGGGGTCTTAGATGCTTTTTACAACTTTTCCAAGTAAATCTACCATGCGGTTGATGTAGCCAATTTCATTATCATACCAAGCGAGAACTTTGACTTGTGTACCATCAATAACAAGAGTGGAAAGAGCATCAATAACGGAAGAACGTTTTTCATCTTTATAATCAACTGAAACTAAAGGCTTTACTTCATAGCCTAAAATATCTTTGAGGTAAGTTTCGGATGCTTCTTTAAAAAACTGGTTAACTTCTTCAATAGTCGTGGGACGCAAAACCTCAAAAACACAGTCGGTAAGAGAACCATTAAGAAGTGGGACACGTACGGCCAAGCCATTAATTTTTCCTTTTAATTCAGGATAAATGACTGTGATAGCCGTGGCAGAACCGGTACTAGTGGGGATAAGAGATTCTCCACAGGCACGTGCGCGACGCAAATCTTTGTGGGGAGCATCAATAATGGTCTGGGTATTAGTGATATCGTGAATCGTGGTCATGCAAGCATGCTTAATGCCGAGTTTTTCGTTAATCACTTTCACGACGGGTGCTAAGCAGTTAGTTGTACATGATGCTGCAGTAATAATATTTTGACTACCATCATAAAGATGGTCATTGATTCCGTAGACAATATTGAGTGCACCATCTTCTTTGACTGGGGCAGAAACAAGGACTTTTTTAATACCTTGTTCAAAGTAGGGATTTAAACTCTCGATACTTTTATGAACACCCGTACACTCCATGAGCAAGTCAATATTTTTTGAAGCCCAGTCGAATTCTGCAGGGCTACTCGCATTTGAAAACGAAATTTCTTTGCCATTGACAATAATTGAGTTTTCAGTGAAAGTTATATTGCGATCCCAGCGACCATGAACGGAATCATATTCCAGTAGGTGTGCGGCACATTCAGCATTTCCGTGTAATTCATTTATGTGAACAATATTGAATTGATCACGATCAAAAGCTTCGCGAAAAGCCAGTCGGCCCATGCGGCCAAAGCCATTTATAGCAATGTTTATAGACATTATAAATCCTTAGAATAATTAATTTTGTTATTATATAGTCATCTAGAGATGTTAAGGCAAGGTCAAAATTTATGTATTTTTCTGTTAAGACAGGCTAAAAAGAGATAGAAAAATTTGTTTTAGATAAGAGCACGAAATGAATATTCTTAATCGTTATAGTAATTGAAGATAAAATATATAGGAAATTATTCATAAGTCAGCTCACAGATTTAGGTGTTAGATATACTGTCAAAGTTGATTTCAAGCTATCTAGATTTTAAATAAATAGGGTGAGAAAAGTTTTCACCCTATTTATAAGCATTTTAAAATTTATTTATTTTGCGAGCTGAACAAGTACTTCACGTGCCTGAGAAGCATCAGTAATAGCTTCGTCGAAACAGATACGAAGGTGTTTACTGCCAGCGATGGTGATATCAATCCCCTCATTATCAATTCCCGTCATGAGGTAATCTTCTTGCGCATTATCGAGTTTGAGGTCTTTACAATATTTCACGAGTGAAGAACGATGATCATCGTTCATGTGATCTAAAATGCGAGCTTCTGTTTCGTAATCAAAAACTGATTCAAGCTCGATTTCGTCATTTTCGAGCCACCAAATTTTGCCAAAGCCTTCGATATAACGACTGCGAACTGGTTCAAGAACATAGAAATTAAAATCGTGAGTCTGGAAGTAATGTTTTGCGTGAGAGAATTTACGAAGGTAGCGTTCTTTGGCTTCAGCTTCATCCTCAGTAATAACACGCGCATCGGCAAGGTAGGTGAGGCGAGCATTAGCTTGCACATCACGAGCTTGACTTGTTGCGGTGATCGTGAGAGAAACACGTTTATCGGCATTTATATTTTTTGTATGCTGAGCAATTTCAGAAATAAGAATAACTGGACGTCCTAACTTATCCAAAGAATAAGGTGTGACTGAACCGAAAGGGTAGCCTGGAACATCGAGTGAATGAGTGGAGAGGACCCCGTCTTTTTCAGCTTTTAGTAAACCGCGGCCATTTTTTGCTTTAATCGTGAATTTATTGTCATTACTCATATTATTTTCCTTTTGTTTGATAGAGCTTTGAGTACACCCCATTTTGATTGATAAGTTCGTCATGTAATCCACTTTGGATCATACTTCCGTTTTCAAATACTTTGATACTATCAGCCTGCTTAATAGCACTGAGGCGATGAGCAATCGTAATACATGTTCTATTGTGTAAAAATGCTTTGAGTCTTTGCAATACCTTTGCTTCGGTCTCTGGATCTAAGGCAGAAGTAGCTTCATCAAGAATCACTACTTGTGGTTTACGTAAAACCATGCGCGCAATAGCCAAGCGTTGGCGTTGACCACCAGATAATTTCAGTCCTTTGTTGCCCACGCTGGTATCAAGACCTAGTTCTTGAGCCCGAATGAATTCATCTAAGCAAGCAACTTCTAATGCTTGCCAAATTTCACTATCCTCCGCTATTTCACCCATGAGGATATTTTCGCGAATACTAGAATGGAATATTCCTGGGGCTTGTAGAACAACGCCTATATTGTCACGTACTTTATCGAGGCCAATATCGAGGATGTCCATACCGTTAAATAAGACAGAGCCCTGATCCGCTTTATAAAGACCTGTGATCATTTGAACTAAGGTACTTTTGCCTCCACCAGTTGCACCAACTATGGCAATATGTTGGCCTGCGGGGATTTTGAAACTCACTTTGTTGAGAACTGGAATGCCTTTTTGATAACTGAAACTCACATCCTTGAACTCAATATCTATATTATCGCCATAGATAAACTCAATACCTTTACTCTTTCCTTTATTTTCCTCTTCTTCATTCATGAATTTGTTCAGTCGCTCTAAAGCAGCTGAAGCGGCAAACCATGAATATTGAATTGTAATTAAGTTTTGTACGGGGGTCATCATGACCCAAAGGTAACTAAAAACGGCAATCATTTCGCCAACACTTAGGTCCACACTCGTGAAAGCAATATAAACTGCAGCAGCTCTAAAAAGATCAAAACCCATAAGGAAAATGACAAAGCTTCCACGTGAAGCGGCATCGCTTTTCCATCTCGAGTTAATCGTAGTGTCACGCATATTAGCTGCGGAATCAATAATTTTATTAAGGAAAAAACGATCCCGGCGACTGATGCGTAATTCGTGCATAGCATCCAGGAAATCGGTCAGTTTTTCTTGAAAAGAAGCAATAGCTTTATTTTCACTTCTCTTTAACTTTTTAACTTTCTTACCCATTTTTATGGTCGCGAAAACGACAATAGGATTGAGGATTAAAATAAAGAGTCCGAGCTGAACATTAATCCACAGAAGAATGGCCGCAGTAGCGATGAGTTGAAGGATAGAAAGGATGAGCTGACTAATAGTTTTGGAAATGAATTGTTCTACCGTATCGACATCATTGGTAAAAAGAGCAGCTGTTTTGCCACTACCAGTATTTTCGAAATATTTAATGGCTACATTTTTGAGCCGTTTGAGAAGCTTTATTCGAAGGTCATGACAGATGGCTTGAGATAATCGAGTGAATATTTTACTTTGTAGAATATTTAAAGACAAACTCATGAGCCGAAGCAAGACAGTGAGGAAAAGAGTGATGGCAATAAAACTCGTGGCCTCGTGCATGGATTCGGGTAAAATGATCTTGAGTTTATTCAGGAGCTTTCCTGGACCATTCAACAAGAGATCATCTATTAATAAAGGGATGAGCAAGGGTTGAAGTACCGTTGTGAAAGCAGCTGCAACGGCACAAATATGTGCTTTGATCAAAATTGATTTATCTTTGAATAGAAGTGCTTTAATTGTATTAAAGTTGATATTTTGTTTCGTCATTTTTTTACCCTCGGATTATAGATCAGTATTTGATCATCTTCCTTGCGGATATCTACATTGATATTAAAAACTTTAGCAATTTTTTCTTGGCTTAAAATTTCTTCCGTATCTCAATAAAACTTAATTTTTCCTTCGTGAAGAAAGGCAATTTGATCTGCATAGGCGGCGGCTAAATTGAGATCGTGCACTATAACAAAGACTGCGGTACCTTGTTCGAGGGCTTTCTCGGGTTATTTTTATTCAACTGTTCGACCTGCTTTCACCTTATCAAAAGAAAGGTTTTGGCTATACAATTAATCAATCAATCAATCAATTAGTATAAATAAGAAAGCTCATAAACACTAAGTATCTAGAAACACAATGAGAACCCGGATGTGCAAATGAGATAATATCTCATCTTTTGATTTGAAATATACTAATTGAGATTTAGTATCAGTTAAGTTATATATAATAGGATATGAAATGAATAATAAGATGACCATGACTTTTATGGCTATTTTTACGAGTATAGGAGTAGGTGCGCAAGAGACTGAACTTAAGAGTGATGGACACAATCACCCCGAGCATAATATGGCCAATACTTACTTAAAAAATGAAAATAGTGATCTCAAATCGGGAAGTAATAGGCATACTGACGGTGGTAAATTAGATAGTTTTTTGGGCATGGAAGAATATTTCAAGGTGTCTGGGGTTCTTGGCGTTTATAGTCAAACAATGGATGACCAAGATGCAAACATTGATCGAGATGAATTTTCAAATCTCTACGGTAGTCTACATTTAGAAACAGTAGAATGGGAAGGTTTTAGATTTGGCTTAACGGGACTTTTTAATCAAGAATTAAATGATCATAATGATAATTATGGTGACTACTATAATCAGAAAAAAGCTATTCTTTCAGAAGCCTTCCTTAAGTATAATTATGAACAAACTGAATTTACTCTTGGTCGTCAGGGTGTCGATTGGCTTATGCTCGGCGATTACTTTGAAGGTGTATTTATAGAGTCTGAAGCAATTGAGAACTTCTTAATTAGAGCTGCGTGGGTACAAAAGGGTGCCGTACTTGATCCAGACGAAGTCATTGACTATACAGACCTTAATGATAGTGATGGAGTTTATGGCACTGAGATCACTTATACAGGAATAGACGGACTTGCAGTGACGGGTTTATATTACCATGCACCGGATGCCTATGATATTTTCGGTGGTGAAGTCTTCTTAGAAAATGAGATTACTGAAGACTTTAGTAATGCTTTCTTAGTTCAATATTTTGTTACAGATGAAAAAGAAAGTTACGATGATTACCCTGGTGGTGATGGCTCTATTATTCACATTAATAATACTGTGACTTATAGAAATTTGAGCGTCGGAGCAGGTTATATTGAAGCAGATGAAGATGGGGGAGCAGGCAGTATGCTTAACAACCCTTGGGACCCATTTGACGAGGATACTCACACCGATCGTCCCAATGCATCTACTTGGTATGTACAAGCTGAGTATGCTGTAACAGATGACTTGACACTTATGACTATATACGGAGAGAGTGACACTGATGAAGGCAATGGCGACGCTAAATTTAAAGAATTTGATATAGGTCTTGCTTATCAATTACGTGAAGATGTAATGGTAGAAGCGACTTATGTACACTTAACAACTACAGATGATGCTGATGAAGGTTTTGATAAACTTTGGCTCAATGTCACTTACGCATTTTAATTTAAAGGAATAAACAATATGAAATCACTCGTACTTCAATTTAGTTTCTTACTCTCAATCAACCTTGTTGCCTCGGCACATGATCATACCGAAAGTGTGGCACAGAATCATGCGCAAGTCGTTTACCTTTCCTATATGGATACTTTGCAAGACGCGCAAAACTTACAAAAACAAATTAATCAATTTTCAGAAAAACCAAGTGAAGCAAGTTTAGAGCAAGCTAAGAAGGCTTGGTTGCAAAGTCGTGAATCTTATGGTCAGACAGAAGCGTTTCGCTTTTATGATGGTCCCATTGATTTCGCTAATGAGAAAACTGGTGAAGAAGGTCCAGAAGGAGAACTCAATGCTTGGCCAGTGAATGAAGCATTCATGGATTATGTTAAAGGAGCGCCTACATCAGGGATTATTAATTCCGACAAAGAAATTACTTTGGAATTGATCAATTCATCTAATATCAAAAATGATGAAGCTGACGTAACGACTGGTTATCACGCCATTGAGTTTTTACTCTGGGGTCAAGATCTAAGTTTAGAATCTGCAGGAATTCGTCCTGCGAGTGATTATAAAAAAGGTGATAAAGTTAATGAACGCCGTCGTTTATACTTAAACTTAATCACCCAAAAATTAATCAGTGATCTCCAGTATTTAGTGACTGAATGGACTCCAAAAAAAGATAACTTCCGTAAAAGCTTTGAAAAACAAAGTGATGAAGAAACTTTGAGCTTACTTTTAACTTCACTCGCTACTCTAAGTGCCTTTGAAATGGGCTCTGAACGTATGGGTACGGCTTTGGATTCAGGTGATCAAGAAGATGAACATTCTTGCTTTAGTGATAATACTCACAGAGATTTTATCACCAATCAAGTCGGTATGATGAATGTATACTTTGGGAATTACGGATCTTATCACGGTAAAAGCCCCAAAGAAATTTTGGCGAAAAAAGATGAAAAATTAGCAAACAAAATCACAAAGGCATTGAAAAAAACTGCTGATGCTTTAGTACTTATCCCCGCGCCAATTGATCGTGTATTAGCCTCTGAAAAAGGAAGTGAAGCAAGAGAGATAATGGAAGCTGCCATAAGCGCCCTTAACGAACAAGCGGAGTTGTTTGTTGAAGCAGGTAAAGTATTAAAAGTTGATGTTAAAATCATAGCCGAGTAGAAAAAATATGCGCACTCGATTGACCTTAGTTCTTTTATTGCTATCATGTTTTATTTGGGCTGAAAACTCTGAAAAACTTGGTGGTGATTTAACTGTATACAAAGAGAGTAAATACTCTTTTGGCATGAGTGCGCCAAATATTCCCATCAAAAATTTACGCGATTTTGCCTTTGGCAATCGCATGTTTAACACGAATTGGGTCACGGCACCTAGCAGTGTTCCCAGTTTAGACGGTTTAGGACCACTCTTTAATAGAGTCGCTTGTTCTCAATGTCATTTGCGCGATGGTCGTGGTCGTGCCCCTCATGATTCAAATGAAATGATGAACTCAATGCTGGTGCGGATGAGTGCGATCAATGAAAAGGGCGAAGTAATTGATCATCCTATTTATGGTGGCCAATTGAGTGATCGCGCGATTCAAGATTTAAAAGCAGAAGCTCGCGTGCGAGTTTCTTGGCATGAAAGCCAAGGGCAATTTGCGGATGGCCAAACTTATTCTTTGCGTAAACCGCAATACAAATTCGAGTTCTTTCGGGGCGATGCGGGTGAATTTTTATTTTCACCTCGGGTAACGCCTGCAGTCTATGGCCTTGGTCTTTTAGAAGCCTTAGATGAAAAAAGTATTTTAACTCATGCAGACCCGGAAGATCAGGATGGTGACGGCATTTCAGGTAAAGCTAATTACGTATGGGATGCAGTTTCTAAGAGTACCCAGTTGGGACGCTTTGGCCTAAAAGCGAATGCTCCCAACCTCTTGCATCAAAATACGGGAGCCGCTAATGGTGATATAGGCTTGACCAGTAAATATTTTCCGAAGAAGAATCACCAAGTCATACATAAAGATTTAGAAAATCATAAAAGAGCAGGTTTCGACCTATCCGAAGAGCAAGCTCGACGCTTAACTTTATATATCCAGAGCTTAGGTGTTCCCGTTCGTAGAAATATGGATGATGAACAAGCAAAGCAGGGGGAAAAGTTTTTTAAGCAAATTAATTGTCAGTCATGCCATGTGGAATCTTTCACAACTGGGAAAGATCATGAATTAGAGTTTTTGCGTAATCAGCAAATTTTTCCTTA from Lentisphaera profundi harbors:
- a CDS encoding endonuclease/exonuclease/phosphatase family protein; this encodes MRTAIIRNFSTIITALFLSLSINATEAKGQKPSSAFRVISYNIWIGFKVNPSRKAKLDPARLKLAKQWIAAKNPDVVALQELNGFSEQQLAVMAKTWGHEYVKLCNSKSAYNVGITSKTPLSNISVYEERNNNNPYMHGLIIAQTRGVDFVVLHHNPFKTKDRLHEQQHILNQVEILKQKSTNIILLGDFNSRSQADGKGDTVVMDNYHAAGLDDLVSSKGKPDAPSRGSFPTAILKKGYQASGRIDYILATPPWPSNVFTLK
- the arsJ gene encoding organoarsenical effux MFS transporter ArsJ, coding for MKNIKDYCIVTAAYWSFMLTDGALRMLCLLYFHDLGYSPLQLSFVFLLYEFCGVLTNLFGGLFAQRHGLKKSLIYGLSLQVIALVLLSFLNQNWSLALSLTFVMGTQALSGIAKDLTKMSSKTAVKFLIPDKSSQLFKWTAILTGSKNTIKGLGFFFGAFLLQSCGFQSSLKIMALMIFIILILVLACLKGNMGQIKSKNRLKDLFKQGQKINLLAGARVFLFGARDIWFVVALPVFMRQVLEWSYTQIGTFHASWIIGYGIVQTFAPKLLAEKRDTKTAFNLSIFLCISMLSLLFCSVLFPQHSYLLIIGLLIFGFVFALNSSLHSYLILAFANKDKAAMTVGFYYMANAIGRLFGTLLSGLLFHFGGLNACLVGSLCFLLTCSFLSKKLQNTTVQN
- a CDS encoding ArsJ-associated glyceraldehyde-3-phosphate dehydrogenase, translated to MSINIAINGFGRMGRLAFREAFDRDQFNIVHINELHGNAECAAHLLEYDSVHGRWDRNITFTENSIIVNGKEISFSNASSPAEFDWASKNIDLLMECTGVHKSIESLNPYFEQGIKKVLVSAPVKEDGALNIVYGINDHLYDGSQNIITAASCTTNCLAPVVKVINEKLGIKHACMTTIHDITNTQTIIDAPHKDLRRARACGESLIPTSTGSATAITVIYPELKGKINGLAVRVPLLNGSLTDCVFEVLRPTTIEEVNQFFKEASETYLKDILGYEVKPLVSVDYKDEKRSSVIDALSTLVIDGTQVKVLAWYDNEIGYINRMVDLLGKVVKSI
- a CDS encoding PSD1 and planctomycete cytochrome C domain-containing protein, which encodes MKQLYLLSTLLFFTLTTSANEGMAFFEKKIRPALEKYCYRCHSDKENKVKGGLVLDSKHGLLTGGDTGPAIVPNNLGDSILWESIKYLDYEMPPKEPMPDAVIEDFKKWILMGAPDPRVQEKITVKSTVSEKDIREGRNFWSMQKPTYQAAQKNGSPEWSQNEIDRYIYADLSEHKLTPNPIAKSNELVRRLYFDLIGLPPSPGEIERFNSHYKHNPKSAMTHTANELIMSSHFGEKWGRHWLDVARYAETTGQGRNMSYPHAWRYRDYVIDSFNQDKPYNIFLQEQIAGDLLKTKTDEEWVNNLVATSFLALGSKALPEDDKRKFNADLVDEQIDLVTRGVMGLSVSCARCHDHKFDPIPQKDYYALAGIFQSSKTYYGTTSNAQNRHPSSLIKLPTKNVPNITKPISPSELAQLKDKLKDAESKMRQARMSRRNAMENNTGKDAQSLQRDIGKTQNQFYAVQEQINSVDANGQPISFCMGMQPSTLTNAKILERGEVNRPGQEIPRGFVQIINPKNIEIGDKTNGRKELAYWISSKDNPLTARVMANRIWMKLMGQALVRSPDNFGKTGSLPSNQKLLDYLALDFMKEDWSVKNLVRSIVLSRAYQSSSTYKATNFKTDPDNKYFWRVEPKKLEAEAIRDSILQIAGKIDITPPIASDLAKLGQVTLGRAKRLEIDIAAPYRSVYIPIVRDQLPDILQAFDFPASMTSSSVREANNTAAQALYMLNSDFVLDMSSSLAKRLIHNEKSLDKQISLAFELCLGRSPKSHELSNAKKLYQMFYNSSELKKNEKSTRMNLALSSVCQSLFASAEFRYLN
- a CDS encoding CoA-binding protein, with protein sequence MKTTLIIGASPRSSSYANMAMHALDSAGHPTLLYNPLGRQIDDRKVFTALNEIEDDIDTITLYVRPSRLEAIVQDLIQLKPKRIIFNPGTEDPELMQKFADANTDVLEACTLVLLRTNQY